From the genome of Methanothrix soehngenii GP6:
CCTCGTCCATGCTGGCCCCACTGGCTGCAAGGGAGCGGATCTCATCGATAGTGGTATCATCCACGGTGAAGTACTCATCCAGATCCTTTCTGTGGCCCCAAACATCGCCCTCTAATAGCTCTATGCCCTGCATATCGAGGAACACCTGGATAGCGTTGGACATGGTCTTACGGTAGGAGGGTGGTACTTGAATCATTCTTAGCCTTGGGCATCTCTGCATCAAGTTGAGAAAATCTACATTGCTGGCCCTGAATGCCAGATGAACCGTCTTCTCATTTGGATTAAGGTTTGATATCTCGTTTCTAGCACTTACAACTCTAAGTCTCATCTCTAATCAGCTCCAACCCTTAAAGGGCAGTAGTATTATTAATAGATACTTCCGCTGTACACTTCCGTACAAATCGAGCACAAGATAACTTAATAGCGGCAAAAATTTAGTTCATCTGTTCTTTTGAAAGAGAGAGAAAGAAGCATTTGCGTTCGCATCGCTCCAGGCAAATAGTCCCAAGCTCCTGAGTTGATTGCTAATAAAACCTTTCGCAAGTGCCATTGATTCGCTTTGCGATAAGTTCAGCCAGCATATTAGAGGCTTTTCTGATTCAATTCCCAAAAAAAAAGCTTCTATGCAATAACTTTTAAGAAATATTATGCAAATGTGCAGAGTTGGTGGAAATTAGTCATCTAATGAGATTTTTTAACACATTACAGCTAAAAAAAAATGCATCGCGATTCTCAGGAGAGGAATACCACCGCCAGGCTAAAATGGAGGGGCTCGCGACAGTTGACTCATGATATCCCAGATCGATGCAAGCGCTTGATCCATGGCAGCTTGATCGATGGAAGCTCTTGATACAATATTCATTAGGCGAAGGGATTTTAAAGAGGGACCAAATAAGAGGTGATCTTTATGGGCAGGGTAATGCTTACAGAAACGGTTTTTAGAGATGCTCATCAGTCTCTGCTGGCCACCAGAATGAGGACCAGGGACATGCTACCCATAGCAGAGCAGATGGACCAGGTCGGCTTCTTCTCTCTGGAGGTTTGGGGGGGAGCTACCTTCGATAGCTGCATTCGCTATCTGAATGAGGATCCCTGGGAGAGGTTGAGAGCTCTTAAGAAGGCCATGCCTAACACCCCTATGCAGATGCTGCTTCGCGGGCAGAACCTGGTGGGCTACAGGCATTATGCAGACGATTTAGTGGACAGATTTGTGAAGCGAGCAGCCGAGAACGGGGTCGATATTTTCAGGATTTTCGATGCGGTCAATGATATAAGAAATATGGAGCGATCGATCAAGGCTGCCAAGAAGATGGACAAGCATGTCCAGGCCGGAATAAGCTACACCATCAGCCCCGTGCATAGCAATGAGCAATTTGCCCAGTTCGCCGTCCAGCTGGCAGAGCTTGGCTGCGACTCCATCTGCATCAAAGATATGGGCGGCCTGATCACCCCCAAGAATGCCTATGACCTCATCCGGGCCATAAAAAAGGAGGTCAACCTCCCGGTGAACCTGCACACCCACTGCACCAGCGGCATGGCTCAGATGAGCTACTTCCATGGTTGCCAGGCAGGAGTAGATATCCTGGATACTGCCATGTCTCCTCTCTCCGGCGGCAGCTCACAGCCGGCTACAGAGAGCCTGGTGGCAGCTCTGAAGGGAACCCCTTATGACACCGGCCTGGATCTAGAGCTCTTGACTGAGATCAAAAGATACTTCGAACGGATCATGGAGATCTATGCCCCGGTATTCAATGCCATCGCCTCCAGGGTGGACACCAATGTCCTGGTCTATCAGATTCCGGGGGGCATGCTCTCCAACCTGGTCAGCCAGCTGAATGAGCAGAAGGCCATGGACAAGTACGAGGAGGTGCTGGCAGAGGTGCCAAAGGTTCGCAAGGATCTGGGATATCCTCCCCTGGTCACACCCACCAGCCAGATAGTGACCACCCAGGCGGTCCTGAATGTGGTCACAGGCGACCGCTACAAGATGGTTCCCAAAGAGGTCAAGGATTACGTCAAAGGCCTGTATGGAAAGTCGCCCGCCATGATCGACCCCAAGGTCAGGATCAAGGTCCTGTGCGATGAGGACGCAGTCA
Proteins encoded in this window:
- a CDS encoding DUF1699 family protein produces the protein MRLRVVSARNEISNLNPNEKTVHLAFRASNVDFLNLMQRCPRLRMIQVPPSYRKTMSNAIQVFLDMQGIELLEGDVWGHRKDLDEYFTVDDTTIDEIRSLAASGASMDEVANQIQKKARLGPELIKYIARTKITA
- the oadA gene encoding sodium-extruding oxaloacetate decarboxylase subunit alpha, giving the protein MGRVMLTETVFRDAHQSLLATRMRTRDMLPIAEQMDQVGFFSLEVWGGATFDSCIRYLNEDPWERLRALKKAMPNTPMQMLLRGQNLVGYRHYADDLVDRFVKRAAENGVDIFRIFDAVNDIRNMERSIKAAKKMDKHVQAGISYTISPVHSNEQFAQFAVQLAELGCDSICIKDMGGLITPKNAYDLIRAIKKEVNLPVNLHTHCTSGMAQMSYFHGCQAGVDILDTAMSPLSGGSSQPATESLVAALKGTPYDTGLDLELLTEIKRYFERIMEIYAPVFNAIASRVDTNVLVYQIPGGMLSNLVSQLNEQKAMDKYEEVLAEVPKVRKDLGYPPLVTPTSQIVTTQAVLNVVTGDRYKMVPKEVKDYVKGLYGKSPAMIDPKVRIKVLCDEDAVTVRPADLLPPEYEEAKKAVDALGLAKKEEDYLTYALYPQVALKFLKGAATEESLVKKDMASDLGASLKAEPLALNVEIDGEAYLVKVAPAGMTIQEAQPKAPTDGVTVPMQGVVIRYKVKKGDRVAKGDPVAVLEAMKMEQNILANKDGKIREIYVKEGTTVAPGDVLISIE